A genomic segment from Bryobacteraceae bacterium encodes:
- a CDS encoding alcohol dehydrogenase catalytic domain-containing protein: MLAVHLENGAVSVRKAPIPRPREGFSLVRVLAAGICNTDLELQRGYYGFRGRPGHEFVGEVVESGRKELVGRRVAGEINLACGECDWCARGLGRHCPRRTVLGIVRHPGAFAEYLTLPDSNLHAVPKTVSIEEAVFAEPAAAAGEILDQVRLPARGRVAVLGDGKLGLLIAQVLRLRGADVVLYGRHGGKLAIARAAGVETVRGAAKLPTAEFRLTVDATGSREGLASAVAMTQPRGTVVMKSTVHGAVVLDAAPVIVNEITLVGSRCGRMRPALRLLPKLNLEPMIHARYRLAEAAAAFTEAARPGVLKVLLTP, translated from the coding sequence ATGCTTGCGGTTCACCTCGAAAACGGCGCTGTTTCGGTTCGGAAAGCCCCAATTCCGCGGCCGCGCGAGGGTTTCTCGCTGGTTCGCGTTCTCGCGGCCGGGATCTGCAACACCGATCTCGAACTCCAACGCGGCTACTACGGATTCCGCGGGCGCCCGGGCCATGAGTTCGTCGGTGAAGTGGTGGAGTCCGGCCGCAAGGAACTGGTGGGCCGTCGGGTAGCCGGTGAGATCAACCTTGCCTGCGGCGAATGCGATTGGTGCGCGCGCGGACTCGGGCGCCACTGCCCGCGCCGTACGGTGCTCGGAATCGTCCGGCATCCGGGTGCGTTCGCCGAGTACCTGACGCTGCCGGACTCCAACCTCCACGCCGTTCCGAAAACCGTATCCATCGAAGAAGCCGTCTTCGCGGAGCCTGCCGCCGCGGCCGGCGAGATCCTGGACCAGGTGCGGCTTCCGGCGCGCGGACGCGTGGCCGTGCTGGGCGATGGAAAGCTCGGGCTGCTCATCGCGCAAGTGTTGCGGCTCCGCGGCGCCGACGTCGTCCTCTACGGGCGCCACGGCGGCAAGCTGGCCATCGCGCGGGCGGCGGGAGTGGAAACCGTGCGGGGCGCGGCGAAGCTGCCCACGGCTGAATTCCGGCTCACCGTGGACGCCACGGGTTCGCGCGAGGGCCTTGCGTCGGCCGTGGCGATGACGCAGCCGAGAGGCACGGTGGTGATGAAATCCACCGTGCACGGCGCCGTGGTGCTCGACGCCGCGCCGGTGATCGTGAACGAGATCACGCTCGTCGGCTCGCGCTGCGGGCGGATGCGGCCGGCGTTGCGGCTGCTTCCCAAGTTGAATCTGGAACCGATGATCCACGCGCGCTACCGGCTGGCTGAGGCGGCGGCCGCGTTCACGGAGGCGGCCCGTCCGGGGGTGCTGAAGGTGCTGCTCACGCCGTAG
- a CDS encoding FAD-dependent oxidoreductase, with the protein MPSVVVVGAGIIGSSIAWELAERGVDVDLVDPGPPPGQASGAGAGMLAPGAEVTEPSAWSDLALTSARSYAGFVAQLERAAGGRIDYRQCGAVELFMDDAECQLMEARARVQAGMGIESRWLTAREVRQYLPALEIEPAGARYFPRDALVNPRDVVSLLHSLRRPRAERVTNIAAAEDGVCVRTAGGEIRADAAVLAAGAWSSEIAVRVGSKSIALDEAVPVRGHLLGLDAECGRLGPILRHGHTYLLQRRSGFLIAGATEERVGFDERIDAAAVAGILERARRLIPSLMKSGEARPWLGFRPGIAARGPAIGRVGGSRLWTAYGHYRNGILLAPGTSEFIAGEITSSLGTGSNAR; encoded by the coding sequence ATGCCGAGCGTTGTGGTGGTGGGTGCGGGGATCATCGGTTCGTCGATTGCGTGGGAGCTCGCCGAACGTGGGGTTGACGTCGATTTGGTCGACCCTGGTCCGCCTCCGGGCCAGGCGAGCGGCGCCGGCGCGGGGATGCTCGCCCCGGGCGCGGAGGTGACAGAGCCCTCTGCGTGGTCGGACCTGGCGCTGACGAGCGCCCGTTCCTACGCCGGATTTGTCGCTCAGCTCGAGCGGGCCGCTGGCGGGCGCATCGACTATCGCCAGTGCGGCGCGGTGGAGTTGTTCATGGACGACGCCGAGTGCCAGCTCATGGAGGCACGGGCGCGGGTGCAGGCCGGGATGGGGATCGAGTCGCGATGGCTCACGGCCCGCGAGGTGCGGCAATACCTGCCGGCGCTCGAGATTGAGCCGGCCGGCGCGCGCTACTTCCCGCGGGACGCCCTCGTCAACCCACGCGATGTGGTTTCCCTGCTGCACTCGCTGCGCAGGCCCCGCGCGGAGCGCGTCACGAACATCGCGGCAGCCGAGGACGGAGTCTGCGTGCGGACGGCCGGTGGCGAGATCCGCGCTGATGCGGCCGTGCTGGCCGCCGGTGCATGGTCTTCGGAGATCGCGGTGCGGGTAGGATCGAAGTCGATCGCCCTGGACGAAGCCGTGCCCGTACGCGGCCATCTGCTGGGATTGGACGCTGAGTGCGGAAGGCTGGGGCCGATTCTGCGGCACGGCCACACCTACCTGTTGCAGCGGCGCAGCGGCTTTCTGATCGCGGGCGCCACGGAAGAGCGTGTCGGATTCGACGAGCGGATCGACGCTGCGGCCGTGGCCGGGATTCTTGAACGCGCGCGCCGCCTAATTCCCTCGCTGATGAAGTCGGGCGAGGCCCGGCCATGGCTGGGGTTCCGGCCCGGGATCGCCGCGCGAGGCCCCGCGATCGGCCGGGTGGGCGGAAGCCGGCTGTGGACAGCCTACGGGCACTACCGGAACGGCATTCTGCTCGCCCCGGGCACGTCGGAATTCATCGCCGGGGAGATCACGTCCAGTTTGGGAACGGGTTCGAACGCGAGGTAG